The following proteins are co-located in the Penaeus monodon isolate SGIC_2016 chromosome 10, NSTDA_Pmon_1, whole genome shotgun sequence genome:
- the LOC119577820 gene encoding low-density lipoprotein receptor-related protein 1-like, with amino-acid sequence MKVVSQDAPTDEAKAKGKREESGDWDEVRKRIADFFSSTSIHGMGRIYGVGHWWRKVMWCCFSMTMSTWALYQIVSVAVDYGKYPKKITRSVEKDTPTVFPAVTVCNLSPMPSVDALKEHPTWGVFIQVETSFNNSNECDKGVLTKSKLVTNSTGKPLPQEESEEEDLVTQELKILQSEVFLRGLLRKPEKQRNGTGRKGHAEGKRWLASEWEKLTSRNNGESNIKAGESTMARRRNTEGTAKRRDPLVDISEKIQIVMELLATSHLRSLDDKDGRNIILDRLDKIIRKSQKGLRGNFVRWSNNTMRDGNSTSRNVTNSTEIERTRERFRNLLDEYSSLKHAGGSSRRSGITSLAKSSLSKEDQSSAFLLSVPQDLNHTSRSMRSSVSEGECGVGYMPCGDGTCYREHKHCNNWLDCANRGDEKNCSCDADFYMCFGKDKVCIHQALLCDGFGDCLFEDDEMECEVCREGAWRCSNGRCIRAYSRCDGSEDCPDGEDEVWCGGAAPSCGGGDFQCASSGRCLPAVHRCDGREQCDDGSDEADCTECAEGLFQCGDDTCLPLHLVCDDEEHCVDGADEADCWSWSSECPDNLHYSCSSAFWSDYCLHPRFVCDGVNDCWGWEEQGCYECSESASSCGDGTCLQKSQWCDGQDDCADGRDETNCTAGCQGIGYHCEGGGRCIGLSLVCDGRTQCEDESDEADCDEGCSSEEFQCNNGLCISKSFTCDAVEDCIAGEDESGCESCAPRRFHCEEDNICIQEHYVCDEVLHCSNGSDESNCARACPHGYFTCNSGLCIHGTFRCDGVSYCRYNEDELKCDVCAGDAFLCPEGRCLPAYMRCDGEPECDGGEDERECSGCRRGVLCEVEMMLTCLPEKNICDGRIDCASGVDEMMCSQYLVVCPSGYFQCNDSRCIRERYKCDGLNDCLLGEDEEDCDACVDEGQLCEKERRCVSGPVPCFDEELCPSPFQPNCTSQTVAMDAHCQPGYLWCEGGGCVNYRFLCDGRLHCPDGEDEVNCDNIRDLPLANEVHWIRIMCSQYYADLVSLQGMTLTEPPSHLSSFTCEDNYNEIVTWSVICQLGVFCDN; translated from the exons ATGAAGGTTGTGAGCCAAGATGCTCCTACTGACGAAGCGAAGGCCAAGGGCaagagggaggagagcggggaCTGGGACGAGGTTCGAAAGCGTATCGCCGATTTCTTCAGTTCGACAAGCATCCATGGCATGGGAAGGATTTATGG GGTGGGTCACTGGTGGAGAAAGGTCATGTGGTGTTGCTTCTCGATGACCATGTCTACGTGGGCGCTGTACCAGATAGTCAGTGTGGCGGTCGACTACGGCAAATATCCGAAGAAGATCACCAGAAGC GTGGAAAAGGATACGCCAACGGTGTTCCCTGCGGTAACGGTGTGTAACCTGAGCCCAATGCCCAGCGTGGATGCCCTGAAGGAACACCCGACTTGGGGTGTCTTCATCCAGGTCGAGACGAGCTTCAATAACTCCAATG AATGTGACAAGGGCGTGCTGACGAAGTCAAAATTGGTCACGAACTCTACAGGAAAGCCGTTACCTCAGGAGGAAAGCGAAGAAGAGGATCTCGTTACTCAGGAGCTGAAAATTCTGCAATCAGAAGTGTTCCTGCGGGGACTCCTGAGGAAGCCGGAGAAGCAAAGGAACGGCACGGGGAGGAAGGGACACGCTGAGGGAAAGCGGTGGCTTGCGAGTGAATGGGAGAAACTGACCTCTCGCAATAACGGGGAATCCAATATAAAGGCCGGAGAAAGCACCATGGCAAGACGTAGGAATACAGAAGGAACTGCAAAAAGGAGGGATCCTCTCGTTGACATTTCAGAGAAGATCCAGATTGTTATGGAACTCCTCGCCACGTCGCACCTCAGGTCGCTCGATGATAAAGATGGTCGGAACATTATTTTAGACAGGCTGGACAAGATTATACGAAAGTCACAGAAGGGCCTCCGTGGGAATTTCGTCAGGTGGTCCAATAACACAATGAGAGATGGTAACTCGACTTCGAGAAATGTTACAAATTCAACGGAGATCGAAAGGACGAGGGAAAGATTCAGAAACTTGTTGGATGAATATTCTTCGCTGAAACATGCTGGAGGGAGCTCGCGAAGGTCAGGAATCACAAGCCTCGCCAAATCGTCTTTGTCTAAGGAAGACCAGAGTTCAGCTTTTTTGTTGTCCGTACCTCAG GATCTCAATCATACGTCAAGATCAATGAGATCATCAGTGTCCGAAG GGGAGTGTGGCGTCGGGTACATGCCCTGCGGCGACGGAACCTGCTATCGAGAGCACAAACACTGTAACAACTGGCTTGACTGTGCTAACCGTGGCGATGAGAAAAACTGCt CATGCGATGCAGATTTTTACATGTGCTTTGGAAAGGATAAAGTGTGTATTCATCAAGCTCTCCTTTGCGACGGCTTTGGAGACTGCCTCTTTGAAGACGATGAGATGGAATGTG AGGTGTGTCGAGAGGGCGCGTGGAGGTGCAGCAATGGCCGTTGCATCAGGGCGTATTCAAGGTGTGACGGCAGCGAAGACTGTCCTGACGGAGAGGATGAAGTTTGGTGTG GGGGCGCCGCGCCGTCCTGCGGAGGAGGCGACTTCCAGTGCGCCTCGAGCGGCCGCTGCCTCCCCGCCGTTCACCGCTGCGACGGACGGGAGCAGTGCGACGACGGCAGTGACGAGGCTGACTGCA CGGAGTGTGCCGAGGGTCTCTTCCAGTGCGGGGACGACACCTGCCTCCCGCTCCACCTGGTCTGCGATGACGAGGAGCACTGCGTCGACGGCGCCGACGAAGCAGATTGCT GGTCGTGGAGCAGCGAGTGTCCGGACAACCTGCACTACTCCTGCTCGTCCGCTTTCTGGTCCGACTACTGCCTTCACCCGCGGTTCGTGTGTGACGGCGTGAACGACTGCTGGGGCTGGGAAGAACAAGGCTGCT ATGAGTGCAGTGAATCAGCGTCCTCCTGCGGTGATGGGACGTGCCTGCAGAAGTCCCAGTGGTGTGATGGACAGGACGACTGTGCCGATGGACGGGACGAAACGAACTGTA CAGCAGGGTGCCAAGGGATAGGCTACCACTGTGAGGGGGGCGGCAGATGTATCGGCTTATCCCTCGTGTGCGATGGCCGCACACAGTGCGAAGATGAATCAGACGAGGCGGACTGTG ATGAAGGCTGCAGCAGCGAGGAATTTCAGTGCAACAATGGCCTATGTATTAGCAAAAGTTTTACGTGTGATGCTGTAGAGGACTGTATTGCTGGAGAGGACGAGAGTGGTTGTG aaTCCTGTGCTCCTCGGCGTTTCCATTGTGAAGAGGACAACATATGTATCCAAGAGCATTACGTATGTGACGAGGTTTTGCACTGTTCGAATGGCAGTGACGAGTCCAACTGCG CAAGAGCTTGCCCGCATGGTTACTTCACATGCAATAGTGGATTGTGCATCCACGGGACATTCCGTTGTGATGGTGTGAGCTACTGCCGGTATAATGAGGACGAGTTGAAATGCG ACGTGTGTGCGGGAGACGCGTTCCTCTGCCCTGAGGGCCGCTGCCTCCCTGCCTACATGCGGTGCGACGGCGAGCCAGAGTGCGACGGCggcgaggacgagagagagtgtA gcGGATGTCGACGTGGAGTGTTATGTGAAGTTGAGATGATGCTCACTTGTTTGCCAGAAAAGAATATTTGCGACGGAAGAATAGACTGTGCCTCCGGTGTTGATGAGATGATGTGCT CCCAGTACTTGGTGGTATGTCCCTCGGGTTACTTCCAGTGCAACGACAGCAGATGCATCCGAGAAAGATACAAGTGTGACGGACTAAATGACTGCCTActgggagaggacgaggaagactGTG ACGCGTGTGTTGACGAAGGACAACTGTGTGAGAAGGAGAGGCGGTGTGTGTCGGGGCCAGTCCCTTGCTTCGACGAGGAGCTTTGTCCGTCTCCGTTCCAGCCTAACTGTA CTTCTCAGACGGTTGCAATGGATGCGCACTGTCAGCCAGGCTACCTGTGGTGCGAGGGCGGAGGCTGCGTGAATTACAGGTTCCTCTGCGATGGTCGCCTCCACTGTCCAGACGGAGAGGACGAAGTGAACTGTGATAATATCC GTGACCTCCCATTGGCCAACGAAGTGCACTGGATAAGGATTATGTGCAGTCAGTACTATGCCGACCTGGTGAGCCTCCAGGGCATGACCTTGACTGagcccccttcccatctctcctcatTCACATGTGAAG ACAACTACAATGAGATCGTCACGTGGAGTGTCATCTGTCAGCTGGGAGTTTTCTGCGACAATTAA
- the LOC119577523 gene encoding amiloride-sensitive sodium channel subunit alpha-like, with the protein MCSVCGGASKVCQPVRWVNDWLLGLLDLETLSIILRKQRGDFTDIAELYAPSRHDQEAYAVPAADFVYSCSFDNTLCDYSYGTCYTFNSGLESTDSSSVTPRTTSVSGPKVDMADNGLRAVFNVQAGLALLSPEDGLRVIVHSPYLTPVPEEEGFNVGPGSSSVAVGRTVFTRLGPPHGRCQPDPSNTLQYSTMMCKQLCLEREYRRRCRCYALFAQEHNDTKNDLEEVDIRCSLFNTTQKVCMKKIAADDLNGVLKCDCPLPCRETQYRSQVTSTRANMLHYELLHKLRKNVASFCSDKMDTVVLHVYLDSISYELIDESPTYTWDTLLCNLGGSLGLFVGVSMLSILEVLELLVDLCILTFSKKKRGREDKRGWNQDEGELVKVQTQGEKNVNLAWMLDGNVGKCSAKCASQSEVEELREELQHLKMAFATHAEEIRAISEAKAACQHHPQENKNLHEAFHTLFMNQEQ; encoded by the exons ATGTGTTCCGTGTGCGGCGGGGCCTCCAAAGTCTGCCAGCCAGTGAGAT GGGTAAACGACTGGCTTTTGGGCCTACTGGATCTGGAGACACTGAGCATAATACTTCGCAAGCAGCGCGGGGATTTCACCGACATCGCCGAGCTGTATGCGCCCTCGCGACACGACCAGGAGGCCTACGCCGTGCCCGCCGCCGACTTCGTGTACTCCTGCAGCTTCGATAACACCCTCTGTGATTACAG CTATGGCACATGCTATACCTTCAACTCCGGCCTCGAGAGCACGGACTCTTCAAGCGTCACCCCGCGGACCACTTCCGTTTCCGGACCCAAGGTAGATATGGCAGAt AACGGCCTGCGCGCGGTATTCAACGTACAGGCCGGTCTCGCCCTCCTGTCGCCCGAAGATGGGCTGCGGGTGATCGTCCACAGCCCTTACCTCACGCCCGTGCCCGAGGAAGAGGGCTTCAACGTCGGTCCTGGGTCCTCGTCGGTAGCCGTTGGGAGG ACTGTGTTCACGCGCCTTGGTCCTCCTCACGGCAGATGTCAGCCTGATCCTTCCAACACTCTTCAGTACTCTACCATG ATGTGTAAACAGCTTTGCCTGGAGCGAGAATATCGGAGGCGATGCAGGTGCTACGCGCTCTTCGCTCAGGAACACAACGACACGAAAAACGACCTGGAGGAAGTTGACATCCGCTGTTCTCTCTTCAATACCACTCAGA AGGTGTGCATGAAGAAGATAGCGGCAGACGATCTCAATGGCGTCTTGAAGTGTGACTGCCCATTGCCATGCcg AGAAACACAGTATAGGTCACAGGTCACTTCAACGCGGGCGAACATGCTGCATTATGAACTACTTCACAAGCTCAGGAAAAATGTTGCTAGCTTTTGCTCCGA CAAAATGGACACGGTTGTTCTACATGTATATCTTGACTCCATTTCCTACGAGTTGATCGACGAGAGTCCGACTTACACT TGGGATACCTTATTGTGTAATCTGGGCGGATCTCTCGGCCTTTTCGTGGGTGTGTCCATGCTGAGTATCCTGGAAGTGTTGGAGCTCCTTGTGGATTTGTGTATCTTGACCTTttcaaaaaagaagagagggcggGAAGATAAAAGAGGATGGAACCAAGACGAGGGCGAGTTAGTCAAGGTGCAAACGCAAGGGGAGAAGAACGTAAACTTGGCATGGATGTTAG ATGGAAATGTCGGAAAGTGTTCTGCCAAATGTGCGTCGCAGTCCGAGGTGGAGGAATTAAGAGAAGAGCTCCAGCATTTGAAGATGGCTTTTGCAA CACACGCCGAAGAAATCAGAGCCATCTCTGAGGCAAAGGCAGCCTGTCAGCACCATCCTCAGGAGAACAAAAATCTACACGAGGCTTTTCACACCCTGTTCATGAACCAGGAACAATAA